One genomic segment of Luteibaculum oceani includes these proteins:
- a CDS encoding thioredoxin family protein, whose product MDYKKKFEEGISYERYMQEMLRFKTEGKSSSFNQKVGYAEYTSLSYHRMKRLNKTLKLSESLGEKLDELKTPIHMLAITESWCGDAAQNLPLFDLLSSYSDQLNLKLVYREENLDLMDEHLTDGGRSIPVVIFLDDNFQRVAQWGPRPRPIQEFVKDYKSRPEPKEAYEEFQKKTQQLYNHDGGKTLSLEIENIIDQLLSRNCTV is encoded by the coding sequence ATGGATTACAAAAAGAAGTTTGAGGAAGGAATAAGCTACGAGCGATACATGCAGGAAATGTTGCGCTTTAAAACCGAAGGGAAATCTTCCTCCTTTAATCAAAAGGTTGGGTACGCTGAATATACTTCGCTTAGTTACCACCGAATGAAGCGCCTAAACAAAACCTTGAAGCTCTCAGAATCTCTGGGTGAAAAATTGGATGAATTGAAGACCCCAATTCATATGTTGGCTATCACAGAATCCTGGTGTGGGGATGCTGCCCAAAATCTACCGTTATTCGATTTGTTGAGTTCGTACAGCGATCAATTAAATCTGAAACTAGTATACAGGGAGGAAAATTTAGATCTAATGGATGAACATCTCACCGACGGCGGACGGAGTATTCCAGTAGTTATTTTCCTTGATGATAATTTTCAACGCGTTGCACAATGGGGGCCTAGACCCAGACCCATTCAAGAGTTTGTAAAGGACTATAAGAGCCGGCCAGAGCCCAAAGAAGCCTACGAGGAATTTCAAAAAAAAACTCAGCAACTTTACAACCATGATGGAGGTAAAACGCTGAGTTTAGAAATAGAAAATATTATAGATCAACTCCTAAGCAGGAACTGCACCGTATAG
- a CDS encoding class I SAM-dependent methyltransferase, whose protein sequence is MYSTEVFGKCIYDYHSGNKKAHVKVHAPDFDDDEIPGEYLLRNFPQMPDWEQLALEKCRGSVLDIGACAGGHSAWLQSKGLEVTALEIDPLACRFLNEERNISKVVNESIYDFQSKKKFDTILLLMNGLGIAGTTRNLSQFIFACLSNLNPGGQIIFESADVGYLFPDEELSLDPYYGEMEYQVSFEKDISEPFPWLYLDSKNMKLFCDKHLLAFDVLYQGENNNYLGVISNSER, encoded by the coding sequence ATGTATTCAACAGAAGTTTTTGGCAAATGCATTTACGATTACCATTCGGGGAATAAAAAGGCCCATGTAAAGGTGCATGCGCCTGATTTTGATGACGATGAAATTCCTGGAGAATACTTGCTCCGAAATTTTCCGCAAATGCCCGATTGGGAGCAGTTGGCTTTGGAAAAATGTAGAGGAAGTGTTTTGGATATAGGTGCTTGTGCTGGTGGGCATAGCGCCTGGTTGCAAAGCAAGGGTCTAGAGGTAACAGCTCTTGAAATTGATCCGCTTGCATGTAGATTCCTCAACGAAGAACGGAATATTTCAAAAGTGGTTAATGAGTCTATCTACGATTTTCAATCGAAAAAAAAGTTCGACACCATTTTGTTACTGATGAATGGACTGGGTATTGCCGGTACCACCCGAAATTTGTCTCAATTTATTTTTGCCTGCCTAAGTAATTTAAATCCGGGTGGACAAATAATTTTTGAATCGGCAGATGTAGGCTATCTTTTTCCCGACGAGGAGTTATCCCTCGATCCTTATTATGGTGAAATGGAATACCAGGTTTCCTTTGAAAAAGATATATCTGAGCCCTTTCCATGGCTGTACTTGGATTCGAAGAATATGAAGTTGTTCTGCGACAAACATTTGCTTGCCTTTGATGTTCTATATCAAGGAGAGAACAATAATTACCTAGGGGTAATTTCCAATTCAGAGAGATAG
- a CDS encoding ABC-F family ATP-binding cassette domain-containing protein encodes MINVENLSLQFNKRVLFDDVNLKFTPGNCYGVIGANGAGKSTFLRILSGEQDPTTGKVNLANGSRMAVLKQNHNEFDDFTVLNTVLKGHDKLWDIMQAKDAIYAKEDFSEADGVKASELEAEFAEMDGWTAEADAADLLSGLGINDSLHHTQMSDLSGKEKVRVLLAQALFGNPDVLLLDEPTNDLDANSIMWLENFLADFNNTVIVVSHDRHFLDMVCTHIVDIDFKKIQLFTGNYSFWYQASQLATRQKAQQNRKAEEKKKELLEFIARFSANAAKSKQATSRKKMLEKLDIEEIQPSNRKYPAIIWEPQREAGDQILEVKGLTQKNEEGLYLYKDVSFKLRRGDKVAFLANDPIAITSLFKVISGLEKPVAGTVDWGVTTTHSYMPNNNHEYFNNNYNLIDWLRQYSEEKDETFIRGFLGKMLFSGEETLKECNVLSGGEKVRCMLSKTMLEGANVMILEEPTNHLDLESITALNNSLIEFKETLLFSSHDHEFVNTIANRIIELAPAGFIDRELTYDDYLRHPAVKEEKAKLYGAVPA; translated from the coding sequence ATGATTAATGTAGAGAACCTTTCCCTACAATTTAACAAACGCGTTCTTTTTGACGACGTAAACTTAAAATTCACACCTGGTAACTGTTACGGAGTTATCGGTGCTAATGGAGCTGGAAAAAGTACCTTCTTAAGAATACTGAGTGGAGAACAAGATCCAACCACAGGTAAGGTAAACCTTGCGAATGGATCTAGAATGGCGGTTTTAAAGCAGAATCACAACGAGTTTGATGATTTTACTGTTTTAAATACCGTACTAAAAGGCCACGACAAGCTTTGGGATATTATGCAAGCCAAAGACGCCATTTACGCAAAAGAAGATTTTAGCGAAGCAGATGGTGTAAAAGCCAGTGAATTGGAAGCAGAGTTTGCGGAAATGGACGGTTGGACAGCCGAAGCAGATGCTGCCGATCTTTTAAGTGGATTGGGAATTAACGATTCGCTTCACCACACTCAAATGAGTGATTTATCTGGAAAAGAAAAAGTTCGTGTACTTCTTGCTCAAGCCCTATTTGGAAATCCAGATGTACTGTTATTGGATGAACCTACCAACGACCTTGATGCTAACTCCATCATGTGGCTTGAAAACTTTTTAGCCGATTTCAATAACACGGTTATCGTGGTTTCTCACGACCGTCACTTCTTAGATATGGTTTGTACCCATATCGTTGATATCGACTTTAAGAAAATTCAGCTTTTTACTGGTAACTACTCTTTCTGGTATCAAGCAAGCCAGCTTGCCACACGCCAAAAAGCACAGCAAAACAGAAAGGCCGAGGAAAAGAAAAAAGAATTACTGGAATTTATTGCTCGATTTAGCGCCAACGCGGCAAAATCTAAACAAGCAACCAGTAGAAAGAAAATGCTTGAAAAACTGGATATTGAAGAAATACAACCTTCTAATAGAAAATATCCTGCTATTATTTGGGAACCTCAACGCGAGGCTGGAGATCAAATTCTGGAAGTAAAAGGTCTTACCCAAAAGAATGAAGAAGGTCTTTACCTATATAAAGACGTTTCCTTTAAGCTGAGAAGAGGAGATAAAGTGGCTTTCTTAGCTAACGACCCCATTGCAATCACCTCCTTATTTAAGGTTATTTCTGGTTTAGAAAAACCAGTTGCTGGTACGGTAGATTGGGGAGTTACTACTACCCATAGTTACATGCCAAACAATAACCACGAGTATTTCAATAACAATTACAACCTTATTGACTGGTTAAGGCAATACTCTGAGGAAAAAGACGAAACCTTTATTAGAGGATTTCTTGGGAAAATGCTTTTTTCTGGAGAAGAGACACTAAAAGAGTGTAACGTACTTTCTGGAGGGGAAAAGGTACGCTGTATGCTAAGCAAGACGATGTTGGAAGGTGCGAATGTGATGATCCTTGAGGAGCCCACAAACCACTTAGATCTTGAGTCTATTACCGCGTTAAACAACTCTTTAATCGAATTTAAAGAAACCTTATTGTTTAGCTCTCATGACCACGAGTTCGTAAACACCATTGCGAATAGAATAATCGAGTTGGCACCGGCTGGATTCATCGATAGGGAACTTACCTATGATGACTACCTAAGGCACCCAGCAGTGAAAGAAGAGAAAGCTAAACTATACGGTGCAGTTCCTGCTTAG
- a CDS encoding plasmid pRiA4b ORF-3 family protein — protein sequence MKSFTLHVLVDTKEKTDVFRDIKISADAKLETLHKAILKAFDFKGQEMAAFYSCDKDWERLQEFPQMAMDKGQEKYEMGTATIADLVKKKGSKALYVYDFLKMWCFLIEVINVSEEATKTPKVLLTVGKAPKESEKKVSEEPSFEGEGGIEDFNDNWDDDDEYDDDSYQSYDEDYNY from the coding sequence ATGAAAAGCTTTACACTACACGTTTTGGTGGATACCAAAGAGAAAACCGATGTTTTTAGAGACATAAAAATATCGGCAGATGCAAAATTGGAGACTTTGCACAAGGCTATTTTAAAAGCATTCGATTTTAAGGGGCAAGAAATGGCGGCATTTTACAGTTGCGACAAAGACTGGGAACGACTGCAAGAATTCCCTCAAATGGCAATGGATAAAGGGCAGGAGAAGTATGAGATGGGTACTGCTACCATTGCCGATTTGGTGAAGAAAAAAGGGAGTAAGGCATTATATGTCTACGACTTTCTGAAAATGTGGTGCTTTTTAATAGAGGTAATCAACGTTAGTGAAGAGGCCACCAAAACTCCTAAGGTGTTATTAACAGTAGGAAAAGCGCCTAAAGAATCGGAGAAAAAAGTGTCCGAGGAACCGTCTTTTGAGGGAGAAGGTGGGATAGAAGATTTTAATGATAATTGGGACGATGACGATGAATACGATGACGATAGTTATCAGTCCTACGACGAAGATTATAATTATTAA
- the miaA gene encoding tRNA (adenosine(37)-N6)-dimethylallyltransferase MiaA, with protein MDVSCPNILFVMGPTAIGKSAVAAKLAQFFNTHVISADSRQFYRELPIGTAHPSATELELAPHHFIGNLELTETWSASKFANESLALLKNPTFNPLAIFCGGSGFYLRALEYELDDIPEAPEEVRAKLNLEIKEHGLSPLQGELREKDPGYYSKVDIHNPQRVIRALEVIRFTGKRYSDFLSGTPKKRPFNCIKVGLEMDRAALYDRINKRVDLMMAAGLEEEAKRVYPQKHLNSLNTVGYKELFQYFDGNCSKEEAIDEIKKNTRRFAKRQMTWLRREEQVEFFHPSDFYKICEYVQSKIKLP; from the coding sequence ATGGACGTATCCTGTCCAAACATTTTGTTTGTTATGGGGCCAACGGCTATCGGAAAATCAGCGGTAGCTGCCAAATTGGCCCAATTTTTTAATACCCACGTTATTTCAGCAGATTCTCGCCAGTTTTATAGAGAATTACCCATAGGTACAGCACATCCAAGTGCTACCGAGTTAGAACTGGCGCCCCATCATTTTATTGGCAATTTAGAGTTAACAGAAACCTGGTCGGCATCGAAATTCGCCAACGAAAGCTTAGCGCTTTTAAAAAATCCAACTTTTAATCCTCTTGCCATATTTTGTGGTGGATCGGGATTTTATCTTAGAGCTTTAGAATACGAGTTAGACGATATTCCAGAAGCCCCTGAAGAGGTGCGAGCAAAACTAAACTTGGAAATTAAAGAGCACGGATTATCCCCCCTTCAGGGTGAGTTAAGGGAAAAAGATCCCGGCTATTACTCAAAGGTTGATATTCACAATCCACAGAGAGTAATAAGGGCACTAGAGGTGATCCGATTTACTGGGAAAAGGTACAGTGACTTTTTGAGTGGCACACCTAAAAAAAGACCATTTAACTGTATAAAAGTGGGGCTAGAAATGGATAGAGCAGCACTGTATGATCGAATCAATAAGAGGGTAGATCTGATGATGGCGGCTGGATTGGAAGAAGAAGCCAAAAGGGTTTATCCTCAAAAACATCTGAACAGTCTTAACACAGTAGGCTATAAAGAGCTGTTCCAATACTTTGATGGAAACTGCAGCAAGGAAGAGGCTATTGATGAGATTAAAAAGAATACCAGGCGTTTTGCTAAACGCCAAATGACCTGGTTAAGGCGAGAAGAGCAGGTTGAATTTTTCCATCCCTCAGATTTCTATAAAATCTGTGAATATGTGCAGTCTAAAATCAAATTACCCTGA